GCAGTGGGACCGGGTGACGTTCGGCGCACTGCTGGTGCTGCTGGCCATCGCGCTGGCCGTGACGGCGCTCGTCAGCCTCTAGGCCCGTCGGCCCGCCGGCGGCGCCTTCGCCGGCGCGAATCTCCTTGGATTGTGTCCGCTTGTGCTAGGTTGCCGCACCTACTTGGCAACCGACGACCTCACTCTCGTCAAGCGCGTCCGGACCGGCGACCAGCGCGCTTTCAAACTCCTCGTCGAGCGTTACCAGCGCAAGGTGTACGCCGTTGCGTTGGGCATGCTGAAGGACAAGGAGGAAGCGATGGACGTCTCCCAGGAGGCGTTCGTCAAGGTCTACAAGTACCTGGACCACTTCAAGGGCGACTCGTCCTTCTACACGTGGCTCTACCGCATCACCGTCAACATCTGCATCGACGTCATCCGCAAGCGTGGCGGGGGCGGCGAGGCCGTGGAGTTCGACGAGAGCCAGACCATGGACCTGTCCGAGGCCCGAATCGGCGCCCTGGGCAGCCGGCTGGGCACCAACCCCCAGAAGAGCGCGCTGCGCCGCGAACTGGCGGAGAAGATCCAGGAGGCCCTGGCCACGGTGCCGGAGAAGCACCGCGCCATCCTCCTGCTGCGGGAAATCGAGGGCATGTCCTACGACGACCTCGCACGCACCCTGGACATCCCCAAGGGCACGGTGATGAGCCGGCTTTTCCATGCCCGGGCCAAGGTCCAGAAA
This genomic stretch from Myxococcus virescens harbors:
- a CDS encoding RNA polymerase sigma factor; this translates as MATDDLTLVKRVRTGDQRAFKLLVERYQRKVYAVALGMLKDKEEAMDVSQEAFVKVYKYLDHFKGDSSFYTWLYRITVNICIDVIRKRGGGGEAVEFDESQTMDLSEARIGALGSRLGTNPQKSALRRELAEKIQEALATVPEKHRAILLLREIEGMSYDDLARTLDIPKGTVMSRLFHARAKVQKILSEYLELDEAKSGVGSE